In the Alkaliphilus oremlandii OhILAs genome, one interval contains:
- a CDS encoding BMC domain-containing protein gives MRYYGEEALGLVETVGMVPAIEAADKMLKAANVELVSYENVGSTLVTIMVKGDVGAVKAAVEAGAAAAQAVGKLTAQHVMPRPIKAIGEIVSIYDIDK, from the coding sequence ATGAGATATTACGGAGAAGAAGCATTAGGCCTTGTTGAAACAGTAGGCATGGTTCCTGCAATCGAAGCGGCAGATAAAATGCTAAAGGCTGCCAATGTAGAGTTGGTATCCTATGAAAACGTAGGGTCTACCCTTGTTACAATCATGGTAAAAGGAGATGTAGGCGCTGTAAAGGCAGCTGTAGAAGCTGGCGCAGCAGCGGCACAAGCTGTCGGTAAATTAACAGCACAACACGTGATGCCTAGACCGATTAAAGCCATTGGAGAAATCGTTTCAATTTACGATATTGATAAATAA
- a CDS encoding phosphotransferase, translating into MKYGELFMMIEEIIQQKLREVFQDENLIFDKSRFAGGLTNYNYIMKIDGNEYVIRQPGGMTNYMIDREVEKVNSTIATQLGLNSQCIYFDEVTGIKISKYIPNSKNIATANPCDPANLSAVSSLMKKTHTSPVTFPNIFDFQTELSKYEDIVEEMNGNFFFDYESLKEKLFDYMKTNLKNLVRIPCHNDTVPENFIVDEEGRMYLIDWEYAGLNDPSWDIAAYILESRLTGDAIEYLFLEYYGQFPKEEELLKIKCFMLAQDLLWTVWALIRHYNGDDFLDYCHIRYERFRKNMREILASSDYTIADMVKS; encoded by the coding sequence TTGAAATATGGTGAACTATTTATGATGATCGAAGAAATAATACAACAGAAGTTACGAGAAGTTTTTCAGGATGAAAACCTCATATTTGATAAGTCACGCTTTGCTGGTGGACTTACAAATTATAATTATATTATGAAGATTGACGGCAATGAATATGTAATTCGGCAGCCCGGTGGTATGACAAACTATATGATTGATCGTGAAGTGGAAAAGGTCAATAGCACCATTGCTACACAGCTGGGGCTAAATTCTCAATGCATTTACTTTGATGAAGTCACGGGCATTAAAATTAGTAAGTATATCCCAAACAGTAAGAACATCGCTACTGCGAATCCTTGTGATCCGGCGAATCTCAGTGCAGTTTCTAGTTTAATGAAAAAAACACATACCAGTCCAGTTACTTTTCCAAATATCTTTGACTTTCAGACGGAGCTAAGCAAATATGAAGATATTGTCGAAGAAATGAATGGAAATTTTTTCTTTGATTATGAATCGTTGAAGGAAAAGCTGTTTGACTACATGAAAACAAATCTTAAAAACCTGGTAAGAATTCCATGTCATAACGATACGGTACCAGAAAATTTTATTGTAGACGAAGAGGGAAGAATGTACCTCATTGACTGGGAATATGCTGGACTGAACGATCCAAGCTGGGATATTGCAGCATATATATTGGAGTCTAGGCTGACGGGGGATGCTATCGAATATTTATTTTTGGAGTATTATGGACAATTTCCTAAAGAGGAAGAACTGTTAAAAATAAAATGCTTTATGCTAGCTCAGGATCTTCTATGGACGGTGTGGGCGTTGATCCGCCATTATAATGGAGACGACTTCTTAGATTACTGCCATATTCGATACGAGCGATTCCGAAAAAATATGAGAGAGATCCTAGCATCATCGGATTATACCATTGCAGATATGGTAAAAAGTTAA
- a CDS encoding BMC domain-containing protein — protein sequence MNTYKALGLIETFGIVYVLEAADAMCKSADVELIGFENVASGYISVLVRGDVGACKAAVESGVQAVKNMGSEVYSSVVIASPHHDIEKIIGRYSLENLNL from the coding sequence ATGAATACTTATAAAGCCTTAGGATTAATAGAGACATTTGGTATCGTTTATGTTTTAGAGGCAGCAGATGCAATGTGTAAATCTGCAGACGTAGAGTTAATCGGTTTTGAAAACGTAGCTTCAGGTTATATCTCTGTACTGGTTAGAGGAGATGTAGGTGCATGTAAAGCAGCGGTAGAAAGTGGTGTACAGGCTGTTAAGAACATGGGATCTGAAGTTTATAGCTCCGTAGTTATTGCAAGCCCGCACCATGATATAGAGAAAATTATCGGAAGATATTCTTTAGAAAACCTAAATCTTTAA
- the cutC gene encoding choline trimethylamine-lyase — translation MILDIRDFSNKLTEATKNLSVEERMSLMKIFEGISNEITKKDGTCAPAYRSEEGTGVPNGITERLSRLKETYLKWQPTITTHRARAITKIAKENPGMPKVLLRAKSFRYCCETAPLLIQEDELIVGAPCGQPRAGAFSPDIAWRWMEDEIDTIGNRPQDPFYISEEDKRYMREELFPFWKGKSVDEYCEDQYRDAGVWEISGESFVSDCSYHALNGGGDSNPGYDVILMKKGMIDIQKEAQEHLEKLSYDNPDDIEKIYYYKAVIETTEGVMIYARRLADHAADLAAKETNPKRKAELQRISEINRRVPANKPSTFWEAIQAVWTIESLLVVEENQTGMSIGRVDQYMYPFYKADIESGRMTEFEAFELAGAMLIKMSEMMWVTSEGGSKFFAGYQPFVNMCVGGVTREGLDATNDLTYLLMDAVRHVKIYQPSLATRIHSKSPKKYLKKIVDVVRSGMGFPACHFDDVHIKMMLAKGVSIEDARDYCLMGCVEPQKSGRLYQWTSTAYTQWPIAIELVLNNGVPLWYGKQVTPNMGDINQYKTYEQFEAAVKEQIQYITKLSNIATVISQRVHRDLAPKPLMSIMYEGCMESGKDVSAGGAMYNFGPGVVWSGLATYVDSMAAIKKLVFDDKKYTLQQLNEALKADFVGYDQVKSDCLKAPKYGNDDDYVDLIAADLVNFTEKEHRKYRTLHSIMCHGTLSISNNTPFGQLTGATANGRGAWTPLSDGISPTQGADFKGPTAIIKSVSKMACDNMNLGMVHNFKLIAGLLDTPEGEEGIITLLRTANNIGIGEMQFNYLDNNTLLEAQKHPEKYRDLIVRVAGYSAFFVELCKDVQDEIISRTMLTHF, via the coding sequence ATGATTTTGGATATTCGTGATTTTTCAAATAAGCTTACAGAAGCAACTAAAAACCTTTCTGTAGAGGAAAGAATGTCTTTAATGAAGATCTTTGAAGGAATTTCAAATGAAATTACAAAAAAAGATGGAACTTGTGCCCCTGCATATAGAAGCGAAGAAGGTACTGGTGTTCCAAATGGAATCACAGAGCGTTTAAGCAGATTAAAAGAAACTTATTTAAAGTGGCAACCAACGATCACAACCCACCGTGCTCGTGCCATTACTAAAATTGCAAAAGAGAACCCTGGTATGCCAAAGGTTTTATTGAGAGCAAAGAGCTTTAGATACTGCTGTGAAACTGCACCTTTATTAATTCAAGAAGACGAGTTAATCGTTGGTGCTCCTTGTGGACAACCACGTGCAGGTGCTTTCTCACCAGATATCGCATGGCGATGGATGGAAGATGAAATCGATACCATCGGTAACCGTCCTCAAGACCCATTCTATATCTCTGAAGAAGATAAGCGATATATGAGAGAAGAGCTTTTCCCATTCTGGAAAGGAAAGTCTGTAGATGAGTATTGCGAAGATCAATACCGTGATGCAGGTGTTTGGGAAATCTCAGGAGAGTCCTTCGTTTCCGACTGTTCATACCACGCATTAAATGGTGGAGGCGACTCTAACCCAGGATATGACGTAATCCTTATGAAAAAAGGGATGATCGATATCCAAAAAGAAGCACAAGAGCATTTAGAAAAACTAAGCTATGACAATCCAGATGATATTGAGAAAATCTATTATTATAAAGCAGTGATTGAAACAACTGAAGGTGTTATGATCTACGCTAGACGTTTAGCAGACCATGCAGCAGATTTGGCAGCAAAAGAAACAAACCCTAAGCGTAAAGCAGAGCTTCAAAGAATTTCAGAAATCAACAGAAGAGTTCCAGCAAATAAGCCAAGTACTTTCTGGGAAGCAATTCAGGCAGTTTGGACAATCGAATCTTTACTTGTAGTTGAAGAAAACCAAACAGGAATGTCCATCGGTCGTGTTGACCAATACATGTATCCATTCTACAAAGCTGATATTGAAAGTGGCAGAATGACTGAGTTCGAAGCATTTGAATTAGCAGGTGCTATGCTGATTAAAATGTCAGAGATGATGTGGGTTACAAGTGAAGGTGGTTCTAAGTTCTTCGCAGGATACCAACCATTCGTAAACATGTGTGTTGGCGGTGTTACACGTGAAGGATTAGATGCAACAAATGACTTAACATACCTATTAATGGATGCAGTTCGACACGTTAAGATCTACCAACCATCTCTAGCAACACGTATTCACAGTAAATCACCAAAGAAATACTTAAAGAAAATCGTAGACGTTGTTCGTTCTGGTATGGGATTCCCAGCTTGCCACTTTGACGATGTTCACATTAAGATGATGCTGGCGAAAGGTGTTTCTATTGAAGACGCTCGAGACTACTGCTTAATGGGATGCGTAGAGCCACAAAAATCTGGTCGTTTATACCAATGGACTTCTACAGCCTATACACAATGGCCAATCGCTATTGAGTTGGTTTTAAACAACGGTGTGCCACTATGGTACGGTAAACAAGTGACACCGAATATGGGAGACATCAACCAATACAAGACTTATGAGCAATTTGAAGCGGCTGTTAAAGAGCAGATTCAATATATTACAAAATTAAGCAATATCGCTACAGTAATCTCTCAACGTGTTCATAGAGATTTAGCACCAAAGCCTTTAATGTCGATCATGTATGAAGGTTGTATGGAAAGCGGTAAAGACGTTTCAGCAGGTGGTGCTATGTATAACTTCGGACCAGGGGTTGTTTGGAGTGGGCTGGCAACCTATGTTGACTCTATGGCAGCCATTAAGAAGTTAGTATTCGATGATAAAAAATATACATTACAACAATTAAATGAAGCATTAAAAGCAGACTTCGTTGGATACGACCAAGTAAAAAGTGATTGCTTAAAAGCTCCTAAATACGGGAACGACGATGATTATGTAGATCTAATCGCTGCGGATTTAGTAAACTTTACAGAGAAAGAGCACCGTAAATATAGAACCCTACATTCCATAATGTGTCACGGTACATTATCCATTTCAAACAACACACCATTCGGTCAGCTAACTGGTGCAACTGCAAATGGACGTGGTGCTTGGACACCGCTATCCGATGGTATCAGTCCAACACAGGGTGCAGACTTTAAAGGACCTACAGCCATCATTAAATCTGTTTCTAAAATGGCTTGCGATAATATGAACTTAGGTATGGTACACAACTTCAAATTAATCGCAGGATTACTGGATACACCAGAAGGTGAAGAAGGTATCATCACATTACTTCGTACAGCAAACAACATCGGTATCGGTGAAATGCAGTTCAACTATTTAGATAACAACACATTGCTTGAAGCACAGAAGCATCCAGAGAAATACCGTGATCTAATCGTTCGTGTTGCAGGCTACAGTGCATTCTTCGTAGAGCTATGCAAAGACGTACAAGACGAAATCATCAGTAGAACAATGTTAACACACTTTTAA
- a CDS encoding membrane protein has translation MKEGTFVASATAIAAKKKLSSQFFKKGVTVALLSGLFYGLYTAFLTLGMAKGIWADWYGANTAGLSPFFLTFVLGALGSAVNDSVSGIWALANAGIKGKLGDFFRTIKTVPGVMMILAALIGGPIASAAYVIALQMAGSIVIPIAALNTAVGAILGKILFKQDLNKRMVSGVAICVLAGVLIGTTSLGGDAPEGLLLGIGMALIAALGWGLEGCVAGFGTSMIDSEIGITIRQTTSGLGNLLILLPIFGMVGGNVKLAMDLTLQAFTSGPAMLWFVVSGICSYYTFMLWYKGNGMCGAALGMACNGTYSFWGPFFSWIILGIIFGMEGMALPPVVWVSAVLMAFGILVIAMNPMDLFKKEGGQA, from the coding sequence ATGAAGGAAGGTACATTTGTAGCAAGTGCAACAGCAATTGCTGCTAAAAAGAAATTATCATCACAGTTCTTCAAAAAAGGTGTAACTGTAGCTTTATTATCTGGTCTTTTCTATGGACTTTACACAGCATTTTTAACACTGGGTATGGCAAAAGGAATTTGGGCGGACTGGTATGGTGCAAATACCGCTGGATTATCTCCTTTCTTTCTTACCTTTGTCCTAGGAGCATTAGGAAGTGCAGTAAATGATAGTGTTAGTGGTATATGGGCATTAGCTAATGCGGGAATTAAGGGCAAGCTCGGAGACTTTTTTAGAACGATTAAGACCGTTCCTGGGGTTATGATGATTTTGGCAGCGTTAATCGGAGGACCCATTGCCAGTGCGGCATACGTTATTGCGCTCCAGATGGCAGGATCTATTGTTATTCCAATTGCAGCTCTAAACACAGCAGTAGGCGCTATTTTAGGTAAGATTTTATTTAAGCAAGATCTGAATAAGAGAATGGTATCGGGTGTTGCAATTTGTGTTTTAGCGGGGGTTCTAATTGGTACAACAAGTCTTGGTGGCGATGCACCAGAAGGACTGTTGCTAGGAATCGGTATGGCATTGATTGCAGCTTTAGGATGGGGACTTGAAGGATGCGTAGCTGGTTTCGGAACATCAATGATTGACTCTGAAATTGGAATTACCATCAGACAAACAACCTCTGGTTTAGGAAACTTACTTATTTTACTTCCAATCTTCGGTATGGTTGGTGGCAATGTAAAACTTGCAATGGATTTAACACTTCAGGCATTTACAAGCGGTCCTGCAATGCTATGGTTTGTTGTATCTGGCATCTGCTCCTACTATACATTTATGCTATGGTACAAAGGAAATGGAATGTGCGGTGCTGCCCTAGGAATGGCTTGTAATGGTACTTATTCATTCTGGGGACCATTCTTCAGCTGGATCATACTAGGCATCATCTTTGGTATGGAAGGCATGGCATTACCTCCAGTTGTTTGGGTTTCTGCTGTATTAATGGCATTTGGTATTTTAGTAATTGCAATGAACCCAATGGATTTATTTAAAAAAGAAGGGGGACAAGCTTAA
- a CDS encoding aldehyde dehydrogenase family protein — MNIIDHDLLSIQEARILIENAREAQKVLAGFSQEKLDEIVDRMAEEVRKYAYELAEMSMDETDYGKVQDKYLKNRFVCEYVPAKLKDIRCVGMINEDKENKTMDIGVPMGVIVALSPATSPVSTTIYKALIAIKSGNAIVFSPHPRAKQTIRRVLDILIKAAEGYGLPAGALSYLSIVTVSGTKELMNHKETSLVINTGVPGMLDAAYASQKPVIYGGNGNGPVFIERTADIKQAVKDIIASKTFDNGVVSASEQSVVVDGCIAKEVKEEFKNRGAYFMTDEESEKLVRILFTPHGGTTSETVGKTAFEIAKKAGFSVPESTTVLISERSYVCEVNPYAKEKLCPVLAYYIEDDWKHACEKCIELLLSQKNGHTLVIHSKDEDVIRQFALKKPVGRVLVNTPASLGSIGATTNLFPALTLGSGSAGHGMTSDNVSPMNLVYIRKVGYGVRRIENILDSAVVQDKNANENPLQAKNHGQEGMKALQSILEEFLKELK, encoded by the coding sequence ATGAATATTATAGATCATGATTTGCTCTCCATACAAGAGGCTCGAATCCTGATTGAAAATGCCAGAGAGGCTCAAAAAGTCTTAGCTGGATTTTCACAGGAAAAGCTCGATGAAATCGTTGATCGTATGGCAGAAGAAGTCCGTAAATATGCATACGAATTAGCAGAAATGTCCATGGATGAAACCGACTATGGAAAGGTACAGGACAAATATCTTAAAAATAGATTTGTCTGTGAATACGTACCAGCTAAGTTAAAAGATATTCGCTGCGTAGGTATGATCAATGAGGATAAAGAAAATAAAACAATGGATATTGGGGTGCCTATGGGTGTTATCGTCGCACTAAGTCCAGCGACTAGCCCAGTTTCCACTACCATATACAAAGCGCTGATTGCAATTAAATCGGGAAACGCAATTGTTTTTTCACCGCATCCAAGAGCAAAACAAACAATTCGTAGGGTGTTAGATATTCTTATAAAAGCAGCAGAAGGATATGGACTTCCAGCCGGCGCTTTATCCTACTTAAGCATTGTAACAGTTTCTGGAACAAAGGAGCTAATGAATCATAAAGAGACTTCGCTGGTGATCAACACAGGGGTTCCGGGAATGTTAGATGCGGCCTATGCTTCTCAAAAGCCAGTTATTTACGGTGGTAATGGCAATGGCCCTGTATTTATAGAACGTACAGCGGACATCAAGCAAGCGGTAAAGGATATTATCGCCAGTAAGACCTTCGATAATGGTGTGGTATCGGCTTCGGAGCAATCCGTCGTTGTAGATGGATGTATTGCCAAAGAAGTAAAAGAGGAATTTAAAAATAGGGGTGCCTATTTTATGACCGATGAAGAATCTGAGAAGCTGGTGAGAATACTCTTTACGCCTCATGGTGGTACAACTTCAGAAACGGTAGGTAAAACTGCATTTGAAATCGCTAAAAAGGCAGGATTTTCTGTTCCAGAGAGCACAACGGTTTTAATCTCTGAGAGAAGCTATGTATGCGAGGTGAATCCATACGCAAAAGAAAAGCTTTGTCCAGTTCTAGCTTATTATATCGAAGACGATTGGAAGCATGCCTGTGAAAAATGTATAGAGCTTTTATTAAGCCAGAAGAATGGCCATACCTTAGTGATCCATTCAAAGGATGAAGATGTCATTCGACAGTTTGCATTAAAGAAACCAGTAGGTAGAGTTCTGGTAAACACGCCAGCTTCCCTTGGCAGTATTGGTGCAACCACAAATTTATTCCCAGCGCTGACCCTTGGCAGTGGTTCTGCAGGGCACGGAATGACTTCAGATAATGTCTCTCCAATGAACTTGGTCTATATCCGTAAAGTAGGATACGGTGTCAGAAGGATTGAAAATATCTTAGACAGTGCTGTAGTGCAAGACAAAAATGCCAATGAAAATCCATTACAGGCGAAGAACCATGGACAGGAGGGCATGAAAGCACTACAAAGCATACTAGAAGAGTTTTTAAAGGAATTAAAGTAG